A stretch of Candidatus Eisenbacteria bacterium DNA encodes these proteins:
- a CDS encoding helix-hairpin-helix domain-containing protein, whose translation MFQGTSQAASSQAASAEPENVSDLENILGEDAGSVEADFLVDRLERFKARPIDLNSATTAELSQLPWISPVLARKIVSLREKTGGFRSLINLMAIEGVDYQLLNKIAPYVTMAAKGIPFWIPLEGRVRAVGPTSAREFKDVHFYTRAISRPSERIELSYVTDKDEGESTMGDYQAGYLTVRSDALLSSVSAGDLSAEFGQGLVLWAPQGFYRGYEAVSQTDRGGAGVHGHRSSLENGALRGAHAKLKGKWLSFETLFSRSKLDVYLNDDGTARRLAETGYHREAWELRGKDALTETLLAFHAEAKCTKSFSLATTFYAADYDPPFSSGEEPYLYSFTGKKASVGGISGNVSLGQAAIFGEAALMSGGSKAFVLGWVSDMHGVEVASVFRSYDTNFYNLRASSFSGGNPWNERGVYVGLQGRLGKYKLSGYLDGVQRPGPTTVTSRPTSGYETAGSIEQNLGSGITVRVKGKLSKNDSSAIDPSDPYGKISSVSSRETINTDVSWTPGSPLTMKLRISTVRAEENEKGSLVFTGFAYTPEGLLTLRGRVIYFDTSSYESRVYEYEDDLPGRVTLTPLWGEGVRWYVVLGVRGKRLGAEAKYSQTHLTETNAAEDDGNPELGLQLDFTF comes from the coding sequence ACGCGGGATCCGTGGAAGCCGATTTCCTTGTTGATAGGCTCGAGAGGTTCAAGGCAAGACCGATTGACCTCAATTCTGCTACCACCGCTGAACTCTCGCAGCTTCCCTGGATATCGCCGGTCCTTGCGAGAAAGATAGTGTCCTTGCGCGAAAAGACAGGCGGGTTCCGCTCGCTCATCAACTTGATGGCGATAGAAGGCGTTGATTATCAGCTATTGAACAAGATTGCCCCCTACGTGACGATGGCCGCAAAGGGGATTCCTTTCTGGATCCCCCTGGAGGGTAGGGTGAGGGCGGTCGGACCGACCTCCGCGCGAGAGTTCAAAGACGTCCACTTCTATACTCGTGCGATCTCGCGGCCTTCCGAGAGGATAGAGCTTTCCTACGTCACAGATAAAGATGAAGGAGAGAGCACGATGGGAGACTACCAGGCAGGATACCTCACCGTGCGAAGCGACGCCCTTCTCTCGTCGGTGTCGGCGGGGGACCTCTCGGCGGAGTTCGGCCAGGGGCTTGTGCTCTGGGCTCCGCAAGGTTTCTACAGGGGATACGAGGCGGTCTCTCAAACAGACAGAGGCGGTGCGGGTGTTCATGGCCATCGTTCCTCTCTGGAGAACGGAGCGCTGAGAGGAGCGCACGCAAAACTCAAGGGCAAGTGGCTCTCATTTGAAACCTTGTTCTCTAGAAGCAAGCTCGACGTGTATCTCAACGATGACGGAACCGCGAGAAGGCTCGCGGAAACCGGCTATCACAGGGAGGCCTGGGAGCTTCGCGGAAAAGATGCTTTGACGGAGACACTGCTCGCTTTTCACGCGGAAGCAAAGTGCACAAAGAGCTTCTCTCTTGCGACGACCTTCTACGCCGCGGACTACGACCCCCCGTTCTCATCGGGCGAGGAGCCTTACCTTTATTCCTTCACGGGGAAGAAAGCCTCGGTGGGCGGGATCAGCGGGAATGTCTCTCTCGGGCAGGCGGCCATTTTCGGAGAAGCCGCGCTCATGAGCGGAGGCAGCAAGGCGTTCGTGTTGGGATGGGTATCCGACATGCACGGTGTCGAGGTTGCGAGCGTCTTCAGGTCATACGACACAAATTTCTACAACTTGCGGGCCTCCTCTTTCTCGGGAGGCAACCCCTGGAACGAACGAGGAGTGTACGTCGGACTTCAGGGTCGCCTTGGAAAGTACAAGCTCAGTGGCTATCTGGATGGGGTTCAGCGCCCCGGCCCGACAACTGTGACAAGCCGTCCCACGTCCGGTTATGAGACAGCGGGCTCGATAGAACAGAACCTGGGCAGCGGCATCACGGTGCGAGTCAAGGGAAAGCTGTCCAAGAACGACAGCTCGGCAATCGATCCTTCGGACCCGTACGGAAAAATCTCCTCGGTCTCGTCGAGGGAAACGATTAACACCGACGTTTCCTGGACTCCCGGCAGTCCCCTCACGATGAAGTTGAGGATCTCGACCGTCCGAGCCGAGGAGAATGAGAAAGGCTCGCTCGTTTTTACGGGCTTCGCCTACACTCCAGAAGGCTTGCTTACCCTCAGGGGTCGTGTGATATACTTTGATACTTCGTCCTACGAGTCCAGGGTCTACGAATACGAAGACGATCTGCCGGGTCGCGTGACCCTTACACCGCTCTGGGGCGAGGGCGTGAGATGGTACGTGGTGCTAGGTGTTAGAGGGAAGAGGCTCGGAGCCGAGGCGAAGTACTCGCAGACTCATCTGACCGAGACAAATGCGGCCGAGGATGACGGGAACCCCGAACTCGGGCTCCAGCTAGATTTCACATTCTGA